In Rariglobus hedericola, the following proteins share a genomic window:
- a CDS encoding threonine ammonia-lyase: protein MNTSLLTLDDVLHAQTRLAGGVRVTPCAPSARLSDLAGMEIIAKHDYLQATGSFKERGARNALASLTPAQRARGVIAASAGNHALGLAFHGRELGVPVTVVMPRNAPRVKATRCHTLGARVVLHGDTYDEASVHAHALAVEQGLAYVHPFDDLSVIAGQGTLALEALLAEPDVDAFVVPVGGGGLLAGVATVVKALRPEVQVIGVEPAHAAGLVAARQAGRPVRTATLPSLADGLAVAQTGAHTFAHAHAFVDDVVTVSEDDLALALLAAHEAHGVTLEGAGATALAACLSGRLSSLAGKRVLVALTGANIDPANHARALRRARVLRAEQIAA from the coding sequence ATGAACACATCCCTGCTCACCCTCGACGACGTCCTCCACGCGCAAACGCGCCTGGCAGGCGGCGTCCGCGTCACTCCTTGCGCGCCCTCGGCGCGCCTTAGCGATCTGGCGGGCATGGAGATCATCGCCAAACACGACTACCTCCAGGCCACGGGTTCGTTCAAGGAACGCGGGGCACGCAATGCCCTCGCCTCGCTCACACCCGCTCAACGCGCCCGCGGCGTCATCGCCGCCTCCGCCGGAAACCACGCGCTCGGCCTCGCGTTTCACGGACGCGAACTTGGCGTGCCCGTCACCGTCGTCATGCCCCGCAACGCCCCGCGCGTAAAAGCCACGCGCTGCCATACGCTCGGCGCCCGTGTCGTGCTCCACGGAGACACCTATGACGAGGCCTCCGTTCATGCCCACGCTCTCGCCGTGGAGCAGGGACTCGCCTACGTCCATCCCTTCGACGACCTGTCGGTCATAGCCGGCCAAGGCACGCTTGCCCTCGAAGCGTTGCTCGCCGAACCCGACGTGGATGCATTTGTGGTTCCCGTCGGCGGCGGCGGACTGCTCGCCGGTGTCGCGACCGTTGTGAAGGCGTTGCGCCCCGAGGTGCAGGTGATCGGCGTGGAGCCCGCGCATGCCGCCGGACTCGTCGCCGCGCGTCAGGCCGGCCGTCCCGTGCGCACCGCCACGCTCCCCTCGCTTGCCGACGGACTCGCCGTCGCGCAAACCGGCGCCCACACCTTCGCCCATGCGCACGCCTTCGTGGATGACGTGGTGACCGTGAGCGAAGACGACCTCGCCCTCGCGTTGCTCGCCGCGCACGAAGCCCACGGCGTCACGCTGGAGGGCGCCGGTGCCACCGCGCTCGCCGCGTGTTTAAGCGGACGCCTGTCCTCACTCGCCGGCAAACGGGTCTTGGTCGCGTTGACCGGCGCCAACATCGACCCCGCCAACCACGCCCGCGCCCTGCGCCGCGCCCGCGTTCTGCGCGCGGAACAGATCGCGGCGTAA
- a CDS encoding TonB-dependent receptor: MHFSVRLPLLLAVATSLAHAQTVPPATPPDDSVSLENVVVTASPYARSQAELTSATTVLGGRELLLRQQPTLGETLAGQPGVSSSYFGPGASRPVIRGLDANRVRVLQNGTDTIDASSTSPDHAVSVEPFLVKRIEIVRGPASLLYGGAAVGGVVNVIDHRIESELPENTFSGTIDSRYDTNTNGYATGGSLDVALAPNRETKSGFVLHLDGFRREADDVEVPGFADPSNPASRGHIPNTQLDADGGSIGLSYVNPDFNAGLNYNGFNTTYGVPNEPSVEIELRQRRYDFSADYNRDFGIFTGARAKFGVADYQHTEFEGGVSGTVFTNKGYNGRVELLHGPLAGFTGAFGAEVGFSDFSAVGAEAYLPTSDTQNLALFVFEEAKTGAFTWQAGARYEHRAIDADAFDSVLFLNGLDPTRTYAARSDDRDTLSLSSGVIYTLNPDYSLAFSLTHTTRAPNAQELYADGPHIGTDAYEVGNASFDNETALGAELSLRKTRGFVTGALTVFANRFDGYIFLQDTATPVVFEDPDGIPGSGDEETLPEFRFVQRDALFYGVELETVFHLHDEPGHTLDLRFNIDHTRASEIDGPDLPRIPPVKGLVALDWGFAAWRAGIDVQYAAEQRNRAPGETPTDGYALLGVSAGYRWQTNPVTYDFFVRGSNLTDESARNASSFANIKDIAPLPGRAITFGVRASF, encoded by the coding sequence ATGCACTTTTCCGTCCGTCTTCCCCTCTTACTCGCCGTCGCCACCAGTCTGGCGCACGCGCAAACCGTCCCGCCGGCAACGCCGCCCGACGATTCCGTCAGCCTCGAAAATGTCGTGGTCACCGCCTCGCCCTACGCCCGTAGCCAGGCCGAGTTGACCTCCGCCACCACCGTCCTCGGCGGTCGCGAACTGCTCCTGCGCCAGCAACCCACCCTCGGTGAAACCCTCGCCGGCCAGCCGGGCGTGAGTTCAAGCTACTTCGGCCCCGGCGCGAGCCGTCCCGTGATCCGCGGCCTCGACGCCAACCGTGTCCGTGTGCTCCAGAACGGCACCGACACCATCGACGCCTCCTCGACCAGCCCCGATCACGCCGTGAGCGTCGAACCGTTTCTCGTGAAACGCATCGAGATCGTGCGCGGCCCCGCCTCGTTGCTTTACGGCGGCGCGGCCGTCGGCGGCGTGGTCAACGTCATCGATCACCGCATCGAAAGCGAACTGCCGGAAAATACCTTCTCCGGCACCATCGATTCGCGCTACGACACCAACACCAACGGCTACGCCACCGGTGGCTCGCTCGACGTGGCCCTCGCCCCGAATCGCGAAACAAAATCCGGCTTCGTTCTCCACCTCGACGGTTTCCGCCGCGAGGCCGACGACGTGGAAGTCCCCGGCTTCGCCGATCCGTCCAACCCTGCCAGTCGCGGACACATTCCAAATACCCAACTCGACGCGGACGGCGGTTCCATCGGGCTTTCCTATGTGAATCCCGACTTCAACGCCGGCCTCAACTACAACGGGTTCAACACCACCTACGGCGTGCCCAACGAGCCGTCCGTCGAGATCGAGCTGCGTCAGCGTCGCTATGATTTCTCCGCAGATTACAACCGTGACTTCGGCATCTTCACCGGCGCCCGCGCCAAGTTCGGCGTCGCCGATTACCAGCACACCGAATTCGAGGGTGGCGTCTCCGGCACCGTGTTCACCAACAAGGGCTACAACGGTCGCGTCGAACTCCTCCACGGCCCGCTCGCCGGCTTCACCGGTGCGTTCGGTGCCGAGGTCGGCTTCAGTGATTTCAGCGCGGTCGGCGCGGAGGCTTACCTGCCGACCAGCGACACGCAGAATCTCGCGCTCTTTGTTTTTGAAGAAGCAAAAACCGGCGCGTTCACCTGGCAGGCGGGCGCCCGCTACGAACACCGCGCCATCGATGCAGATGCCTTCGACAGCGTCCTCTTCCTGAACGGCCTGGACCCTACGCGCACCTACGCCGCACGTTCCGACGACCGGGACACTCTCAGCCTTTCCAGCGGCGTCATCTACACGCTCAACCCCGATTACAGCCTCGCCTTCAGCCTCACGCACACCACCCGCGCACCCAACGCGCAGGAACTCTATGCCGACGGCCCGCACATCGGCACCGACGCCTACGAAGTCGGCAACGCCTCCTTCGACAACGAGACCGCGCTCGGCGCCGAGCTCAGTCTGCGCAAAACCCGCGGCTTCGTGACCGGTGCGCTCACCGTCTTCGCGAATCGATTTGATGGATACATCTTCCTTCAGGACACCGCGACGCCCGTGGTCTTCGAGGATCCGGATGGCATCCCCGGCAGCGGCGACGAGGAAACGCTCCCCGAATTTCGCTTCGTGCAACGCGACGCGCTCTTCTACGGCGTGGAGCTGGAAACGGTTTTCCATCTGCACGACGAACCCGGCCATACGCTCGATCTGCGCTTTAACATCGACCACACCCGCGCCAGCGAAATCGATGGTCCCGACCTGCCCCGCATTCCACCTGTGAAAGGACTGGTCGCCCTCGACTGGGGTTTCGCCGCCTGGCGCGCCGGCATCGACGTCCAATACGCCGCCGAGCAACGCAACCGCGCTCCCGGCGAAACGCCCACCGATGGCTACGCCCTTCTCGGCGTCTCTGCCGGCTATCGTTGGCAGACGAATCCCGTGACCTACGATTTCTTCGTGCGCGGCAGCAACCTCACCGACGAGTCCGCGCGCAACGCCAGCTCCTTTGCCAACATCAAGGACATCGCCCCGCTCCCCGGCCGCGCAATTACCTTCGGTGTGCGCGCCAGCTTCTGA
- a CDS encoding copper-binding protein → MQSRPLFLLLGLLTAASGVRAATDSPTFVVHNQLVAVPASTSASTRTETDARARVTLTDGRELTVWLAGEELLFDLTKGASYVLDPHATAGCPPVLVAFADNSALLVWRGRGEGDTRDLRTARFADGAWQPATTLNQDDWRTLDDPVGEGPAIDSRGSHVAVAWFTAAEGPRINVATSSNAGSQWLIPLRVDDIAPIGRVSIVLLDDGAQLVSWVERLETDYVILLRRISPQGTLSVPVQLARLAPDPGHPRLTRIKDGDTTPAQLRLAYTVSGQPVARLITLPDASLLAEADTCGCDPRPEDQRGYALKGRITDINPKAGTITLSHDDIPGLLKATTTIFKAAPDMITAAKPNSRVFARTERIGPDLWLFNVRTLVTP, encoded by the coding sequence GTGCAATCGCGCCCCCTGTTTTTACTCCTTGGTTTGCTGACGGCTGCCTCCGGGGTGCGTGCCGCCACGGACTCTCCGACGTTTGTTGTGCACAACCAGCTCGTCGCGGTGCCCGCATCAACCTCCGCATCCACGCGCACCGAAACAGATGCCCGCGCCCGCGTTACGTTGACCGATGGTCGTGAACTCACCGTCTGGCTGGCCGGCGAAGAACTCCTTTTTGATCTGACCAAGGGCGCTTCGTATGTGCTCGATCCGCATGCCACCGCCGGTTGCCCGCCTGTCTTGGTCGCGTTTGCCGACAACTCCGCGCTGCTCGTCTGGCGCGGTCGTGGCGAAGGCGACACTCGTGATTTGCGCACCGCCCGTTTCGCAGACGGCGCCTGGCAACCGGCCACCACGCTCAATCAAGACGACTGGCGCACACTGGATGATCCCGTCGGCGAGGGTCCGGCCATCGACAGCCGCGGGTCCCATGTCGCGGTCGCCTGGTTCACCGCCGCCGAAGGTCCGCGCATCAATGTGGCCACCTCCAGCAACGCCGGCAGCCAATGGCTTATTCCCCTCCGCGTTGACGACATCGCCCCCATCGGCCGCGTTTCCATCGTCCTCCTTGATGATGGCGCGCAACTCGTCTCCTGGGTGGAACGCCTCGAAACCGACTACGTCATTCTGCTTCGCCGCATCTCACCCCAAGGCACGCTGAGCGTGCCGGTGCAACTCGCCCGTCTCGCCCCCGATCCCGGCCACCCGCGACTCACTCGTATCAAAGATGGCGATACCACGCCCGCCCAACTGCGCCTCGCCTATACCGTTTCAGGCCAACCCGTCGCCCGCCTGATTACGTTGCCCGATGCCTCCTTGCTGGCCGAAGCCGACACCTGCGGCTGCGATCCGCGTCCCGAAGACCAACGCGGTTACGCGCTGAAGGGCCGCATCACCGACATCAATCCAAAGGCCGGCACGATCACGCTCAGCCATGACGACATTCCCGGCCTCCTGAAAGCCACGACCACGATTTTCAAAGCCGCGCCCGACATGATCACTGCGGCAAAACCCAACTCGCGCGTCTTTGCCCGCACCGAGCGCATCGGTCCCGACTTGTGGTTGTTTAATGTGCGCACGCTGGTCACGCCCTGA
- a CDS encoding YoaK family protein yields the protein MLSKPIPPWILAGGFVLTCAAGSINAVGFLGMHHQAISHMSGTVTVLSNELATGQFSLAWYAVMVVLAFFTGSVLSAVIIRQSALKLGRRYGVALMLESVLLIVASRLLAHGDYMGECLAAMACGLQNAMATHYSGAIIRTTHVTGIITDLGIAVGLKFTGEPIEKRRTGLLLVLLAGFFTGGILGSWGYTLLGFDTLLFPAALTGVAGGGYFAYKYFARRGMAES from the coding sequence GTGCTCTCGAAACCGATTCCGCCTTGGATTCTTGCTGGTGGTTTTGTGCTCACCTGCGCGGCGGGGAGCATCAATGCAGTGGGTTTTCTGGGGATGCACCATCAGGCGATCTCGCACATGTCGGGAACCGTCACGGTGCTGAGCAATGAATTGGCGACGGGCCAATTTTCGCTGGCGTGGTATGCGGTCATGGTGGTGCTGGCTTTTTTTACGGGCAGTGTGTTGAGCGCGGTGATCATTCGCCAAAGCGCGCTCAAACTCGGGCGCCGTTACGGGGTGGCGCTGATGCTGGAATCGGTGTTGCTGATCGTGGCGAGCCGGCTGCTCGCGCATGGTGATTACATGGGAGAGTGTCTGGCGGCGATGGCGTGCGGTCTGCAAAATGCGATGGCGACGCATTACAGTGGCGCGATTATTCGCACGACGCATGTGACGGGAATCATCACCGATCTGGGAATTGCGGTGGGGTTGAAATTCACGGGGGAGCCGATTGAAAAGCGCAGGACGGGATTGCTGCTGGTATTGCTCGCAGGGTTTTTCACCGGCGGAATTCTGGGCAGCTGGGGCTACACGCTGCTAGGGTTTGATACCCTGTTGTTTCCCGCGGCGCTGACCGGCGTGGCGGGCGGTGGTTATTTTGCATACAAATACTTTGCGCGCCGGGGCATGGCTGAATCTTAA
- a CDS encoding PepSY-associated TM helix domain-containing protein, with protein MNLRKIFFWTHLVSGLTAGLVIALLALSGLTLSFEPQIIDFVERDVRRIPAAAADAEKTSIEELMKFIREEHPDARPAGFTVYADPTAAIVIPAGRGLTFYVDPHTTAIKEAGSAKLRAFFNFTLSLHRYLALSGDQRPIASQIIGIATFIFLGLSVTGLIIWWPRKWNWRSMKPSVWFIGAKGKLRDWNWHNVIGLWTTPLLILICITGLMMTYRWAGNLAYILTGNPVPAARAQGAPEGGPGENTPPATTPAPAANTTALAPAAPAPVTTPDGLPPVVVPTPPRGTRALAYDPLLAKVRETYPNWTQITLRPAGGNQRQQRRPAGDTPAAPAAKTEAPSETASAGERPARAAEGGGAARTPRAPQAVVLTVRTSDMWFSTSSLTLSLDPYTGDILRTQNFGDQNLGRRLRALAKPVHMGTIAGWPTQLIAAIASIGALFLVYTGFALSWRRFFGKNGRKKTKPAPTS; from the coding sequence ATGAACCTTCGTAAAATCTTTTTTTGGACGCACCTCGTCTCCGGCCTGACCGCCGGCCTCGTGATCGCCCTGCTCGCCCTCAGCGGCCTCACGCTCTCCTTCGAGCCCCAGATCATCGACTTCGTCGAGCGTGACGTCCGCCGCATCCCGGCCGCCGCAGCCGACGCCGAAAAGACCAGCATCGAGGAGTTGATGAAGTTCATCCGCGAAGAACACCCCGATGCACGACCCGCCGGTTTCACCGTCTACGCAGATCCCACCGCTGCCATCGTCATCCCCGCCGGCCGCGGTCTCACGTTCTACGTTGATCCCCACACCACCGCCATCAAGGAAGCCGGCTCCGCAAAGCTCCGCGCCTTCTTCAACTTCACCCTTAGTCTGCACCGCTACCTCGCACTCTCCGGCGACCAACGCCCCATCGCCAGCCAGATCATCGGTATCGCCACCTTCATCTTCCTCGGTCTCTCTGTCACGGGCCTGATCATCTGGTGGCCGCGCAAGTGGAACTGGCGCTCCATGAAACCCTCAGTCTGGTTCATCGGTGCCAAAGGCAAACTGCGCGATTGGAACTGGCACAACGTCATCGGCCTGTGGACCACGCCCCTGCTCATCCTCATCTGCATCACCGGCCTGATGATGACCTACCGCTGGGCCGGCAACCTCGCCTACATCCTCACCGGCAATCCCGTGCCCGCCGCCCGCGCCCAAGGTGCTCCCGAAGGTGGCCCCGGCGAAAATACACCGCCCGCCACAACTCCCGCCCCCGCTGCGAACACCACTGCGCTCGCTCCTGCGGCACCGGCCCCTGTAACCACACCCGACGGCCTTCCTCCGGTGGTTGTCCCCACGCCTCCTCGTGGCACCCGCGCCCTCGCCTACGACCCGCTCCTCGCCAAGGTCCGCGAAACCTACCCGAACTGGACCCAGATCACCCTCCGTCCCGCCGGTGGAAATCAACGGCAGCAACGCCGCCCCGCCGGCGATACTCCGGCTGCTCCCGCCGCCAAGACGGAAGCCCCGAGTGAAACCGCCAGCGCCGGCGAACGTCCGGCCCGCGCTGCCGAAGGTGGCGGCGCTGCCCGCACGCCCCGCGCACCGCAGGCGGTCGTCCTGACGGTGCGCACGTCCGACATGTGGTTTTCCACCTCAAGCCTCACCCTTTCGCTCGATCCCTACACCGGTGACATCCTGCGCACCCAGAACTTCGGCGATCAAAACCTGGGCCGCCGCCTTCGCGCCCTCGCCAAACCCGTTCACATGGGAACCATTGCCGGCTGGCCCACTCAGCTCATCGCGGCCATCGCCTCGATCGGTGCGCTCTTCCTCGTTTACACCGGCTTCGCCCTCAGCTGGCGCCGCTTCTTCGGCAAAAACGGTCGAAAGAAAACCAAGCCCGCACCCACCTCCTGA
- a CDS encoding Fur family transcriptional regulator, with product MATRPPEDIEAFVQRAQDHWSKDGSRRTQVRDVLSRVVAAQAAPFSADELRTQARLIDRGISYASIYRTLGSLVEAGLLREITGPNDLRCYTLIDSKHTGVSNIVCTDCEQVIPMNDDCLPLREGFLAKQLGFNPQKMSLRIEASCEELRQCGSCARRKRKGA from the coding sequence ATGGCAACGCGCCCCCCGGAAGATATCGAGGCGTTCGTGCAGCGCGCGCAGGATCATTGGAGTAAGGACGGCAGCCGTCGCACCCAAGTCCGCGATGTGCTTTCCCGCGTTGTTGCCGCGCAAGCCGCACCCTTCTCCGCCGACGAACTTCGCACGCAGGCCCGTCTGATTGATCGCGGCATTTCCTACGCCTCCATCTACCGCACACTGGGCAGCCTCGTCGAAGCCGGCCTGCTGCGAGAGATCACCGGCCCGAACGATCTGCGTTGCTACACCCTCATCGACTCCAAGCACACCGGCGTGAGCAACATCGTCTGCACCGATTGCGAGCAAGTCATCCCGATGAATGACGATTGCCTGCCGCTACGTGAAGGGTTCCTCGCCAAACAACTCGGCTTCAACCCACAGAAAATGAGCCTGCGCATCGAAGCCTCTTGCGAAGAACTCCGCCAGTGCGGCTCCTGCGCGCGACGCAAACGCAAAGGCGCGTAA
- a CDS encoding flavodoxin domain-containing protein, giving the protein MSKPILAIYYATETGNSETLARQAHERAVAEGQADAIVANISTLKPADLVSKQLALFVVSTWGDGEPPSDGCDFFYDLEKAQLDLSGLRYSVLGLGDRDYSDFNGFARKLDERLTALGAKALLPRAEADLDYEDTYNEWIGQALPLISEAVTAS; this is encoded by the coding sequence ATGAGCAAACCCATCCTCGCGATTTACTACGCAACCGAAACCGGCAACTCCGAAACGCTGGCCCGCCAGGCACACGAGCGCGCGGTCGCCGAAGGTCAGGCCGATGCCATCGTGGCGAACATCTCCACGCTCAAGCCCGCCGATCTCGTTTCCAAGCAGCTGGCCCTGTTCGTCGTCAGCACCTGGGGCGATGGCGAACCCCCGAGCGATGGCTGCGACTTCTTCTACGATTTGGAGAAGGCCCAGCTCGATCTCTCCGGTCTGCGTTACTCCGTCCTCGGCCTCGGTGACCGCGACTACTCCGACTTCAACGGCTTCGCCCGCAAGCTCGACGAACGCCTCACCGCTCTCGGTGCCAAGGCCCTTCTCCCGCGCGCCGAAGCCGACCTCGACTACGAAGACACCTACAACGAGTGGATCGGCCAAGCCCTCCCCCTCATCAGCGAAGCCGTCACCGCTTCCTGA
- a CDS encoding helix-turn-helix domain-containing protein: MLPPDTRTLSGEVASSQHLAEIRLPADGLVLPHASSAQPEHLLLLCLKGPVTCTHADRSWILETNQFAWLSPLGATVLRSASKNAAELLVWHFQPAALPTEMHSLLAAPGAAPAHGPAPLTPSMQTLILALRSCPVSPVLRALWGTGKLIELLTLIIPPPADSPHSRNTSRVLHPALRAVLDFMAAHLSEPIGLTDLAEAAHSSPSHLSRLFTAEFGYGPTVHLRRLRLDHAAGLLRSGQANVTEAAFAAGYQSLGQFSRAFTEHHGKSPSALLPRNNG, translated from the coding sequence ATGCTCCCGCCGGACACCCGCACGCTCTCCGGCGAAGTCGCTTCATCCCAGCACCTCGCCGAAATCCGCCTCCCCGCGGACGGCCTCGTGTTGCCCCATGCCTCGTCCGCCCAGCCCGAACACCTGCTTCTGCTCTGCCTGAAAGGCCCCGTAACGTGCACCCACGCCGATCGCTCCTGGATCTTGGAAACAAACCAGTTCGCCTGGCTCTCCCCGCTCGGCGCCACCGTGCTCCGCTCCGCTTCCAAAAACGCCGCCGAACTGCTCGTATGGCATTTCCAGCCGGCCGCGCTACCCACCGAGATGCATTCCTTGCTGGCCGCCCCGGGAGCGGCGCCCGCCCACGGCCCTGCTCCGCTCACTCCGTCGATGCAGACGCTGATCCTCGCCCTGCGCAGTTGTCCTGTCTCTCCCGTGCTCCGCGCGCTTTGGGGCACCGGAAAACTCATCGAACTGCTCACGCTGATCATTCCGCCTCCGGCCGATTCACCCCACTCCCGCAACACTTCGCGCGTGCTGCACCCGGCACTGCGCGCCGTGCTGGATTTCATGGCGGCGCACCTCTCCGAACCCATCGGGCTGACCGATCTCGCCGAGGCCGCGCACAGCAGCCCCTCGCATCTCAGCCGTCTGTTCACCGCCGAATTCGGCTATGGCCCGACCGTGCATCTGCGCCGCCTGCGTCTCGATCACGCCGCCGGACTTCTCCGCTCCGGACAGGCCAACGTCACTGAAGCCGCCTTTGCCGCCGGCTACCAAAGCCTGGGCCAATTCTCCCGGGCTTTCACCGAACACCACGGCAAATCGCCCAGTGCCCTGCTCCCTCGCAACAACGGGTAA
- a CDS encoding Fe2+-dependent dioxygenase: MILDIPNVLNPDQLAEARALLDAADWTDGKATAGHQAAKVKDNMQIPADHPAAKQVGQMIVRALGQNPLFMSAALPLHILPPMFNRYTGGQNYGNHVDGSIRQIPGTAQRLRTDLSATLFFANPEDYDGGELIIEDTYGAKSVKLPAGHMVLYPGTSLHRVTPVTRGTRLCSFFWIQSMIRHDSHRGLLFELDQATQRVGAEQPGSPAAVQLAGVYHNLIREWAEV; encoded by the coding sequence ATGATCCTCGACATCCCAAACGTCCTCAATCCCGACCAACTCGCTGAAGCCCGCGCGCTTCTCGACGCCGCCGACTGGACCGACGGGAAGGCCACCGCGGGCCATCAGGCTGCCAAGGTGAAGGATAACATGCAGATCCCCGCCGATCATCCCGCCGCCAAACAGGTCGGCCAGATGATCGTCCGCGCCCTCGGGCAAAACCCGTTGTTCATGTCCGCCGCCCTGCCGTTGCACATCCTGCCCCCGATGTTCAACCGCTACACCGGCGGACAAAACTACGGCAACCACGTGGACGGCTCCATCCGCCAGATTCCCGGCACCGCCCAGCGCCTGCGCACCGATCTCTCCGCCACGCTCTTCTTCGCCAACCCCGAAGACTACGACGGCGGCGAACTCATCATCGAAGACACCTATGGCGCGAAATCCGTAAAACTCCCCGCCGGCCACATGGTGCTCTACCCCGGCACCAGCCTGCACCGCGTCACCCCCGTCACGCGCGGGACGCGCCTGTGTTCGTTTTTTTGGATACAAAGCATGATCCGCCACGACTCTCACCGCGGACTGCTCTTCGAGCTGGATCAAGCCACCCAGCGTGTCGGTGCCGAGCAACCCGGAAGCCCCGCCGCCGTGCAGCTCGCCGGCGTCTATCACAACCTCATCCGCGAATGGGCTGAGGTATAA